ACAAAGCAGGTTAGCCTGGATCGTAGAATTGGTCAAAATGagtaatggtgggccccaatccTGATCGAATCTCCTTCAACTACCTGCCTACCTAATGGACGATTCGAGAATAATTTATCAACAATACCTACATTGATTTTTCTCCCGCTTTTATTTAATCAAATCTATTTAAGACCATCACAGCAAGCAACCAAAGTCGGTCCACGCCTTATCTCCCACTGTTAAAAGATGGTTAGCGGGAATCTAGCAATCATTTCATAATCAAGGTGTGGACGGGCCATAACAAGGTCGGCCGGCTGGGCCCACATAGTAAATCCTAGGCCAGAACCTGACCCCCAGGCCAGTGATGGGTCAAAACAAATAGGCCCTCACTCAGCGACTGATGGTCATACAAAGACCGAGCCATAGCCCAATCACGGCCACCCACTTCGGTGCAAGATATAAGCCGTTAAGCAAGTGTTCCCTACAATGCATGATATATAAAAGATGCCTTTGAAATCCTAAACCGGCCAAACCAGGCTGGCAGGATCTGATCTTAGACACAGACCAACCTGGACTATTTAATGAACTGGCTTAAATTTAGGGCTGGGCAAAGACCATCAACAGCCCTATTCATAATGCGAATTTTTAAATGACTATTTCCGCATGCCAAGATTCCTAAACAAGGTCATTTAGTGTTAGAAGATACGTCCGCACTTTCCGTTTATATTTTAATTAGTATTGTCTTTGAGCCATTGCTTGACTACATAAGATAATCTTAGTTGTTGATGCAATTCCCCTGTAATTATCTTAGTATTTTAGTATATTTGcacttaaaaagaaaagaaataggaTTTGAGAATCTATGTTTGGTAATCCTGATTTTATCAAATGCTAATTAATGAAACTGGAGTATGCCTGTTTGACATTTGTGTCATATGACTTTTATAAATTACCAAAAGCTCacttaacaaaagaaaaaaaaaaaaaaatgaagaatcttACAACCTAACAGGAAGAGTCCATCGACAACTAATACATGTGGACCTGTTTGATCTGACTTCTGGAATGTATGGACCACATCACCATCAAGGTTTCATTTGTGCTGAACTGTTTGATCTGACCGCTGGGCTGTATGGACCACATCACTATTAATGTTTCATTTGAATCCAGTACATATTGCCCGACATGAACTGGTTTCCTTCTTGCAATGTGTTGAGATGAGCTGCAAAGATAATTTATTTATATGTGAGCTACacacaaagagaaaaaaaaataaagcatttTGCCACacaaatgaatttaaaaaaaaaaaaaaaaattaatattcaaaggatcaattttttttccttttaaagttTAAAGTATGTACAATAGAGATATGttcaaataatttaattttgggatgCTATTGTTGACCTGGTCCAATTGCTGTTAGACCGTTTCCACCGGACTGCTATGAAAGCCGGTTGATTTCCAAGCCGGGTTTTGGAACGTTGACCCATTTGCATCTGTTTTGCGCTTAGGAGCCGGCTGCCTTCATGGTCTAAAGATAGGGtgccaaaatataaaatatataggtCCTACGGTTAACTTTTGTATAGGCCGTCCAAGGTCTAAAGAGGTAGGTCGTCTTTTTGCTTTGCGAATGGAGCAGACTTGGAATTTCGCGTAAAGGCCGGTCGTTCCAAACAAGGGCCTAAAATTCCCCCATTTTACACCTATTATGATCATTTCACCATTGTTGTCCTTTCTTTTTAGAAttttgcaaaataaataaataaaattcaggcTCCTTTGTCAAAAAGGCTTTCAATAAGCTGTGTGATTAATTTAAGTAGATATGATTATAGCACCTTGGCTAAGGACGACCAGGTCAGCGTGCTAGAAAAGGGCCTAGGACTAGGGTGGCCACATTGTGACATTTATGTAAAATTCCCCCTAGGGTGTTTCAACcaatattaggcccatgggtaaAAGTCCCCTCATCCATGATTTTATTTGGACAAGATCTGGCAATGTTGAATTTGATAATACAGATGTAACCATATGGCAAGTGCAAGATTCACGTTGTGCACTTGATATATGAAGGCCAACTCAACGATGATTGGGTCTCTAAAAGTTGTACTGCTTGAATATCCGTGAATAAGAATGATCAACCGCTAAGGCTATATCAATATCAAGACACGATCGAAACTGACTCTTTTGATAAGAACGCATTTGACAAAGGCAAAGTATGATTAAAAGTAACCATCATTTTACAGTTGGCGGTAGGACGTCGCCACGTGGTGTAGTTATTCTCACGTTGTCGCtgaaaaatctataaatagtgAAGATCATTTAGTAATTGagataatcaatcaatcaaccaaaaaattttcaaacataACTAATCAATTCCAGCACAACACTGTTTATCCAGTCCCTTAGGACATTTATCTTCTCCACTGCTCATCAGTGTGGACCTTTTAGCATTTAGAAATAATCTTGTCTGTCCTTGCCTCATGCAGGACCGATTTAGTTGTAGCTAATAGCTATAATTCTCTTTCATCTGTGTTTGTGTGCAggatttaaagaaaaattttgatcTTATGTATTGTCAATCTACACTCATACGTTGGGTCAATAGTAATTTGTAAGATCAACATTACCTATTTCTTGCTCATCAACACACTACTCAATTAAGCACCCAGTTGCTCTTGGCTATGACGATGATCATTAAATagtgataagttttatttttgaCCTCAAGTTGCATGATTAGTTTCTGTTCAAACTTTTGTAAGTCATTGATTTTCAAGGTAAAAAGAATCCATTAGAGGAAGAACCCAATCCTTTGTAAATCGCATGATAAACACACTTGATAGATGATACAATATATAATCAGTTTATCTATATTTAATTCTGTTGCTCTATCTCAATGTTAGGGATTAGTGGTGTTCAATTTGAATCAGATCACAATCAGGTCTGGCACACTCGCACACTACATACATGCACCACGTCGTCGAATTGTAACCCAACAAATTCAGGTGGATTTTAGATAAAATTAATGTATAGGATAATGcttaccctccaaattgtttcacttggtatgacccacctaaatcatggccttatttttatatatttattttttttgtacagGACCTAAATTATCTAATGGGTGGAATGAATTTTTAATAattatcatagtgggccataTAAAAATTAGAGGTGAATATCTCTCCCTCACTATTtcatttagtgtggcccacatgaattacaTATCAACCTTTTTTTGTGTTGTACCCAACATGGGACTACACATAATACTTAGAGTGGATCTCATgtacacattatagtgggcccgcCAAACTTCAAGGGTGATCCTCCATAAGAATTCTCTTGTTTTTATACACCAAGGAAACAGTATGCTACATCACCCTTGATATTtacaaggcctaccatgatgtgtatctaGAATCCACTCTCACCATTAGATAAGTGGTCCAATTTTATGTTTTGGAACAAAACATTAGAGTAATTGTGATTCAAGTGACCCACATaaaagaaaatagttgggagagatgtccacctttgatttATACAAGGTTCACTGCAGTGattatatatgaaatccactcaaaccattaAATACCACAGAAAATTTTAGATATAGGGCACAGGCCTAtacatgatttaggtggaccaacCCATAGGAAAATAATTTAGAGGGTGAGTGTTACCCCATGCACTATTTCGAATCATGTGATTCACATGAATCAGGTATGGAGCTTAATTTTGTTCCTTGGCTCACCACTAGCTGACGCACATGGTGGTCGtgggatggatttcacataacaatcatgatggggcctacttgAACCCGACCCTTATGTTAGTGTACTAATTAAACAGGAATAATTACTTAACTTAGCAGGTAGGTCATTGAAGGTATCTATATGTAAAGCTATATTGAATaggtaattttttttataatatttcatTTCAAAGTTATGTTGAGTAGgtaattttttataatatttcatTTCTTTAGTGGTTCTTTTGACAAAAGAGACCTTGTATAGAGAGGAAAAAGTAAGCGCGTTTTGTATTTGAATAAAAATAAAGAGAGGAAGGGCAATGGACGGTAGCACTGATCTAATGAGGGGCACCATGAGGGCGTGCATACTTCGCCACTTCTTTTAATCATGGTGATTCATTCACCATCTTTGTGGTGCACAAGTGCGGCGATCTAGGCCATCCAAATCGGGGGCAAGTAGTGGATGTAGCATGACATGGATCCTAAAACCAATTGGATGATGTTAatcatttgatttgattttttatttttttattttttcgtttGAGTTTCCACTAGTGGCCATTTATTAAAACCATTCATTGGATAACAGCACTTGAATGGTTCGGATTGCTCATCTCCATCATtgtcaaaagtgggctccacaggtATAGGGTACTGGTCATATGTACGGTATCTCATATCTACATGTATTGTCCTGGCCATGtatacatgggcccacaaccATGTATACATGCTCATTCCCTGCTCTTAGGAATGAATCCATGCATCCTGCGTTGTAACTTGTGCACAGAGTAAACCAAGGACgcacccccgcccgtccctagctctgaacgggcagttctgtgatcgggtccaccgtgatgtatctgtacatccaaaccatcaatcccttttcttatattattttacggtacgaacacaaaaatgaggcatatccaaagttcaagtggaccacaccaaataataattttggttgcattaaaatgcacaaagcattaaatgcaagagtcatctgtgatgtggtccatttgatcgttggatctgcctcatttttgttttgatgccttaaaataatctgagaaaagggatagacggtttggatatacaaatacatcacggtgggccggcccacagaactgcccgttcgtagctagagacgggcgggggtactacgcaatccacgtccacaAACCATATCTACTTTTAGTTTGTTGATATCGTCGTCCATGGGATAGTTTAACCAGTGGACCGCTCTAGGATAGAGGACGTGTTCCTATACGTTCGATCACTTCCCTTCTTTTTGGGACGATAACAAAGTCAATAGCCAAGCGTTCATAAAAAAGCCAATGTGTTTGACTCATctagtggacggtccagatcaacgtGCATATGCACCGATTATGTAGTAGAGTTGGTGTATACACCAACGTTTTGTGTATACATAATTCACGTGCAAGACAATCAATGAAATGGAAGAAACAGTCACACATAAGCGCATCCAGAACCAAAGCAAGTAGCGGACCCCACCAACACGGAAATCATGGCGCACGAGCATTCTCCAACCCAAGGATGCTATTTCTAGACGCGCCCCATCTTCAAGCGCTAAACACATGCActacacgtgccaacatggtaTGTGTGCGTCCGATATGGGATCTTCACCAGATGGTCCCCTCAGTGCACCTTTCAAAGTCAGGCCAACCCACACCATTCTCAGCCGTACATTTAATGGCATTTTGTGGCCTACTTCATAGATAATCCGGCCGTATATTTGAACATTCGTGGAAGAGACCACCCTGTTAACATAAAGAAACGTGCACGAGTGTGATGTAGGGATGAACATGACGAGGCTTCCTCGAGgcgataactattctgaatcaaCCGGGCTCGTCTGGGCTCTTCACATAGACTCCTCGGATCCACAGttttataaaatttgtaatttgttTCATGAAGGAGTAATCTAGATGTCTCTATTACATCGTTATtataaaaaaacaataaaaaacctAAATTTCATAATTACTAAAagtaataaatttttaattttaataaaaattctaaaattgccCCAGTataattataagttatttttaaaaataaagaaaatctaaaactttaaaaatagaaaaatattaaaaaattcgcaattattaaaaatagtaatattttttaaaaaattcgctTTTGAGCTAGAAGTGCATGTTTTCTTATAATATGGATAGATGCGATCTACTTTGTATGTCAGTTCACTTCAGATGGTTTGTTTTAGTAAAAATTGATAAGTTGGGTATCCTATAATGATGCCTGGATCAAAACTTACTgtcaatttacagtccaccttcttttggcctaaCCATGATAGGATTATATACATGTAACACGTTGTACATCAATGTGCAATGTTACACAAGGTGGGCGTTTGAATTTGGCGGTTGGAAAATGGGGCGTTGGAAAATAGCTTTCCTCCTCTGTCCTTTAATGGGTAAAAAACAGGAACCCCTCTACGTGGTTCTATGACCCAATTACACATCACCGTTCATTATCCCCAGTCACTACAAAATTCCATAGATGACAGATTGAGAACGTCAGATCACCAACATCGAGCACTCTCGGCTAAGTTCCCCTCCATATACCATAATGTTGCTGTACTCCATCGTTGAGTAGCCGAACATTTACAGTCATAGGacgatctcaaccatctgatggAAACCTTTTCCTTTTTGACCGTCCACTGATGGCCACCAATTCAATGGGTAGGATCTTACAGTAAGCATGACCATAGGAAGTCATGGACACAATCGCATGATCTCTGATAATAATAGCTGAGATCGCCACCTCTAGATTGATGGTAGTGGCTCTACGTGAATCAACAccacaaaccatccaaattttgaTAAGATGGATAAAGCAATTGTCAACCGGGGACCACCCTGCTGCTATGGTGATGGGCAGACATCAGATGGCTCGTTAACTGGCAGTTAGGGCTGTGAAAGGGCGTACCCATGACCTGATTATTACCCTCCGGGTCCAATTTTTAAGGTACTGAGTGGACATTTGATCAGGTTCGGGTCCACCGTTTTCAACCCAGTAAAATATCAGTTCTAGTGGGGTTTGGATCGGGGTTCACTGTCTTGGACCCATTTTAAATCGAGTGGATCAGGTACAACTACGTTTATTAATAAtgttatataaaaatatatatattaattaatctAGCAATGAAAGGAGATATTCTAAGCCACATGCGTGTAAGTGTCACTTTAGATGCCGCACATGAGTCAACGAGGCATGCATTTGTGCaatttaatccatccattgggtggtcccaaccatgtaaatgggtTTATTTGACTTGGACTCGATACGGATACAACCCATGTCCGGCTCGAATCCAGGTTCCAAAGACCTGATGGATGTTTGATGGGTAATCAGACCTGATCCCATCTGGATGGGGTCCTTAAAAAAAAATACCCGGACCCAGGAAGAACCCCTAAAACTGGATCAACCTAGCTAGGAAAGGTGCTGTAGGACCCAACAAGAACCAACGCATTGGCAGCCCAGTTGCAGTCCGGCCCGTGACTCCAAGGGTTGTAACGATCACCACCCAATCGAAGATCAGACGTTAgtttggatgtggcccacctctcacaTTAATCATCCTCCACGGGTAATAAAGGGACCACTTTCATGTTTTTCCTGGAGGGTCCCTTTATCCTCAGTCTGACCAAAGGAAATGCTGAGATGAGCTGAGCAACTACGCAAACCAACAAACACAAAAATTTAAGCATGGTTCCCTAAAAAATTGCTTTAAATAAGAGGTGGGGCCTGTTCAGTAGGTAGTCTTTCAACCGTCCATGCATTTCTAAAGCCAAAGGCATCCTAATCTGCATATTGTTGCATACAGGTTCTGTCCAGTTCCGCCTCAATAAACACGTAGCAAACATCTAAggtgatcaggaccgttgatctTGTTGGGCACCACGTGGAtggagcatgagccaaaaaccgTAGCCATTGGACAGCTCTAGCTGTGCAGTTGTGAGTTCCAGTGGTTGATTGGGAAGCGACTGCAGAGCACACATCGCAAGATCTaggctttccatcaggtgggtcactgCTTTAAATCTTCTAGATTGACCTGTTTCGCTCCATTGTACATGGCTATAAAAAAAAAGTAACCAATTGGATGGAAGATGTTGTTTGTACAGaactttagggtctgtttgggagcgtggatttggaaccctggaGTTGAAGAAATCCTCCTAGTACGTTTGTCTGAAATCTTCCTAGCTTGCTTGGCACCCAGGATTGTGAATCACCTTTAATCTAAAAGTAGCTAtgtatggtatatttataggggtatgaatttaattactaaatcaattttaatatttctaattagtgagaaatgtaatttttgacacaatggttgtaaaaagcccactgaaatatatgcttcgCCTGAAAATGATGAGATTCCTAGTCTCGGACAGGCATAAGATCATGTTCGAGTAACTAACTAAcattttttaaccgttgatttacatggacaatgtttggacggtgttgatcatcatattaaagtaattatagtgatacaattgataatctaattattttttgatatcattagtaggccatgtgcccaataaagtGATAGcatggtgacacacatgttacaccttcagctattgaaaggattttaggtgtaatcctagggggtcgtttggcaccttagatcggaggggattggagggggtttccagTTTCCAATCCCCTAATTGTTGGCAGAGGGTTTTAAATCCAAGGAGTTTCCAATCCCCTCCCtaagggggtttgcaatccagaatttggattacacctaaaatcatttcaatagttgcaggtgtaacatgtgtgtcactacacactattattctattgggcacatggcccactaatgatgatcagcaccgtccaaacattgtctatgtaaatcagcactgtccaaacattatccaacaccatccaaacattgttcatataaatcaatgattaaaaatcgttgtttagccactcagacatgatcttgtgcttgtggcccatccaagacttaaaatttcatcattttcgggcaaagcatatatttcaacggaCTTATCACAACAATTgtatcaaaaattatatatctcactaattagagatattaaagttgatttattaattaaattcaaatccccgTAAATATACCACCGATAGGTacctttggattaaagttgattcacactcccaGGTGCCAAAcatgaggattgcaaatccagggggtttctaatcctagGGGCTCTGAATCCAAAGGGTTACAAatacatgctcccaaacagggGCAAGTCTCATGTGAATTACAcccggatccatagctcaagtgatggatggagtgaaagatacctcgtttcaacacccaAGGTCTTGGCATCGGTTCCTattaggggtggctaacactgaagtgtgatctaacagtgggtgtactaacaagctaacaagaaaaaaaaaaaaaaaaaaaaggtctaatTTCAAACCCGCTCTTCCGGGGTTTTGAAACTCCCTGGACCTAATTAAAATAAAGGTTAGAATCCCAGATGGGCAATAAATGCTTGCAGAAGAGAGAGGAAGGTGTAATGCCCATTAAAGCATTGAGGGGTTTTTATACTCTGGCGGCTTTTTAACCTTGTATATATTAACTCTTAAAAGTGATACACGTTGTATATATTAACTctaataaaacatataataaaaTATACTAAATTAGGAATCCCAAAAATtatattggttgaacaatcctaatctCTATATCTATAAACACTTGCTTTTTGAAATAAAATCATTGgatcttattattttattattttattatttttcatttttaactgtccaattaaTGTCTCTTGATATGATGCTAAGATAATTACACaagcttaattttttatttgtgatCCTTCTATTAGTGGTTTCAATTCTAGATAGAGGAAAAGGGGCACATTAAGTTGGCAACAAATAGAACATAAAattgaaatattaaaaaattaaaataatttaaatctacaAGTAAACCTAAGCTAATAAAAAAGCACTTATGGATATTAATATAAGGATTGGGATTTGGGAAGGGGGTTCtaggagagagaggattgggatCTGGGAAGGGGattctaggagagagagagagagagagagagagagagagagagagaggcttagcTAATACCTACAGTGGAAAAACCAAAAGTACAATCGAGTGGAGAAGGAAAGGAATTGATTGGATGGAGACAAATGGGAAGAAATGGGTATGGGTCTTCCTGTGGAATCCAGGAAAGAGAAACCAATAGCAGTCtgtgtataagagagagagagagagagagagagagcagttcTTGTTGGGGTCTTCTCCAACACCAAGTACTAGTTGTTTAAGCAGACAAAAGGAGATGTTGGAGATAAAGGGGGAAGAGACTCAAAAGCAAGGGTGTCGGTTTCTGCTTCTCCTGTAGAAAATCTTGAgattttcctctttttttaatACTATTCTTATTTGAGGGATTTATATTTGtggctctctctgtctctcattttctttttgggAGAATGGAAGGAGATGAAGAGAAAGCTGGTGCAAGTGAAAGAAGAAGTAGATTTAGAAGGATATGTGTTTTCTGTGGGAGTCGGCCTGGATACAGTCCTGCATTCAGTGATGCAGCTCTTGAGCTTGGAAAACAGCTGGTAATTCATAAAATTTAAATACCCTGCTTGAGAaatttttttgtaaatgttgaAAATCCCACATGAATATTGACATTGTTTTGATACATGCATACTTATGGACCATGAAAAGTACATAAGTATATTCACATGTGTATTTTCTCTGATATCATCCTTTTTTTTCAGGTTGAGAGAAAAATCAATTTGGTTTATGGTGGTGGAAGTGTAGGTCTGATGGGATTGATTTCTCaaactgtttttaatggtggatgccatGTTCTTgggtatgtattttttttttttaattgattttcttttttgaagaaaaataatGAGTTCTACATATATATAATGAATTGGCTTTCTTTCAGAGTAATTCCCAAAGCTCTCCTTCCACATGAGGtactttttcatcatttttccaAGTAATCTTTTCTCTTTAAAACTCTTTCTCAAAACAAAGTGGCAGATTTCAGGAGAAGCCATTGGAGAAGTGCGAACAGTTGCAGACATGCATGAAAGGAAGTCAGAAATGGCAAAAAATGCAGATGCTTTCATTGCCCTCCCTGGtcctttcatccaaacataatcccaattttacatttttttatttcttttggcaATATTAGAATCCTAATTTCATGTATTTTGAAATTTCAATATTTTTAGGTGGCTATGGGACCATGGAAGAACTTCTAGAGATGATAACATGGTCTCAGCTAGGAATTCATGAAAAACCAGTGAGATGGTTTTTTAATTTGTTTctcttttcaaataaaaaataaaaa
This region of Magnolia sinica isolate HGM2019 chromosome 1, MsV1, whole genome shotgun sequence genomic DNA includes:
- the LOC131221477 gene encoding probable cytokinin riboside 5'-monophosphate phosphoribohydrolase LOGL10, translated to MEGDEEKAGASERRSRFRRICVFCGSRPGYSPAFSDAALELGKQLVERKINLVYGGGSVGLMGLISQTVFNGGCHVLGVIPKALLPHEISGEAIGEVRTVADMHERKSEMAKNADAFIALPGGYGTMEELLEMITWSQLGIHEKPVGLLNVDGYYNSLLALFDKGVEEGFIEDSARHIIVSSETAEELLRKMEEYAPLHDSVAPKQSWGVGQSSESPTSGYTSTS